The DNA segment TGACCTTCACGCGTGACCGCTGGACCGACTACGAGGTACCCGCGCTCGAGGTGCGGCTGGTCCAGGACGCCACCGGAGCGCCGTTCCTGCTGCTCTCCGGCCCGGAACCGGATGTGGAGTGGGAGAGGTTCGCCGCCGCGGTGCGGCAGATCGTGGAACGGCTCGGCGTCCGCCTGTCGGTGAACTTCCACGGGATCCCCATGGGCGTCCCGCACACCCGCCCCGTGGGTATCACCCCGCACGGCAACCGCACCGACCTCGTCCCCGGCCACAGCAGCCCCTTCGAGGAGGCACAGGTTCCCGGCAGCGTCGAGGCCCTCGTCGAGTACCGGCTCATGCAGGCCGGACACGACGTGCTCGGCGTCGCCGCGCACGTGCCGCACTACATCGCCCGCTCCCCTTACCCGGACGCGGCGTTGACCGTCCTGGAGACCATCACGGCCGCGACCGGTCTGGTCCTGCCCGGCGTGGCGCACGCCCTGCGCACCGACGCGCACCGCACCCAGACCGAGATCGACCGCCAGGTGCAGGAGGGCGACGAGGAGCTCACGGCCCTCATCCAGGGCCTCGAGCACCAGTACGACGCCGCCGCGG comes from the Streptomyces sp. KMM 9044 genome and includes:
- a CDS encoding PAC2 family protein, with amino-acid sequence MLDPQDLYAWEPKGLAVVDMALAQESAGLVMLYHFDGYIDAGETGDQIAERLFDSLPHQVVARFDHDRLVDYRARRPLLTFTRDRWTDYEVPALEVRLVQDATGAPFLLLSGPEPDVEWERFAAAVRQIVERLGVRLSVNFHGIPMGVPHTRPVGITPHGNRTDLVPGHSSPFEEAQVPGSVEALVEYRLMQAGHDVLGVAAHVPHYIARSPYPDAALTVLETITAATGLVLPGVAHALRTDAHRTQTEIDRQVQEGDEELTALIQGLEHQYDAAAGAETRGNMLAEPVEIPSADEIGLEFERFLAEREGDV